Genomic DNA from Plasmodium chabaudi chabaudi strain AS genome assembly, chromosome: 1:
GCCCTGTCCACACGAAAGTGTAAACTTGGttataatttgttattaatttgtttttatttatagtttaaattaaaaaaaatatgatgtataaaagaatatacaACTTGCCTATTCACAAATGGATAATGTAAAGGGCACGAAAGTgggtattaaaaaaaaaataataaacaaaataaaatatagttaAAACACGAGactatatatgtatatatatatttgtatcgGTTTAactaaaatttaaaaggaAGAATATCACGAAAATGcttaaaaaagtaaaaacgaataaaaactatcttaaaaaaatggctgtaaatgttttataaaaaatgtttataaagGGGGGGGtgtcatataaatattataaaacttTTGCTATGAataacaaattatttactGTGCTTATGCACATAGAAGAAtgagtttaaaaaaaatatatatatctctGCTTTCACAATATGATAACACATATCCAATATGTGTATTGTTTGTGCCATTGcgagaaataaaattgaccATAGGTCAGtctaaaaacattttttgcaAATCCTTTTTATCAAAAGGTATTTTACATTGTGGGCACTTTCGATTCCTTGATTTAagattattaaaaatacaagtttcacaatatatatgcccacatttaataataatataatttctaAAATTCTCCATACAAACACTACATATTAATCTTCTTCgcaattcattattttcttctataAGTAAATTAGTATCTTCATTACTTGGTGacatatcttttttatatttatttttttccatcgAACATAAAGTATTTTgaagttttttattttctttatataaatcattACATTGtgtaattaattttttattacaactatacaaattttttaatataccagacaattctttttttttttgaaaaattaattcatatttttcttttaattttataattatattcatttgttCTTCTTTTGCACTATCTGATATAACTGCATTTTTTCTAgcatgataaaataatgataaatataaatttgaaaaatttttatatttatcatatgtatcatttattaaagaTATCTTTTCTTTATAACTACTTTCAAgttgttttaaattattttctgcATATTCTTTAGTTaccatattattatatttttttaaatattccatctctttattttttatttgtaaaatcATTTCATCAACTTGttcttgttttttttcatattctttTGTTATTTCTTCTATTTCTTCACTCATAGAATCGTAACTACTTTTTAAGTTTATTAGCTCTTCTTCaacatctttttttttttctaaactTTTTcgcatattttcattttcacgAAGAagttcattatatttatctataTCTACActcgttttattttttgatccATCACCAATTGCATTgccattatttatattcacattttttatcatacaTCCTTCTGAACTTAATAAGttatctttttctttttttaggATCTCTATTTTCTctttcaaattattttctgatATTTTTAGAGTATCAATATtgcttttcatttttaatatttcattttctttttgttttaattgGACGGTTTGATTAgtttcaatattttttaatacatcgacttcatttttcatagcatttattttattttcaattttatctttatctAATTTATAGGTAACAATTTCTATTTCTAActctttaattttgttaactaatttttttttattatttattgtttcatttaataaattatcaaattcttcatctttatcattttccaTTCTtaatatttccttttttaaaagaacaATCTCTTTTTCTCTTTCCTTTAATGTgctataaatattcatcGTTTCTTTCATCAGATTTTTAAATGGATCgctttgtattattttttcttttgtaaCTAAATTTTCAAAGTTTAACAAAATTTGGGACTCCACCTTATTAGCTATATTATCGTTTTCATTCTTCC
This window encodes:
- a CDS encoding trophozoite exported protein 1, putative, with protein sequence MNSKKRNKYDKQNYTPLPLENTEIIIENIYNLKHCLNLYRKELQEKNNYIDNANEDLKFYKNVLRNINVVWKIFNSDLLNLINNDKEIGIRIKKESNNKNGEASGDEYEHMIESPYYNIENFHDLFLKYVNKNDGNESDEEEDSDFFKSLSEDDIENIKAKNKKIKIGEEEKAFIKNEKNNDKEKGYTNVKRRRDEKEDKESSDNTKDCNGREKYSKTIFEEKIRFEFLENIKKTLNFINNIMCLKSNINIDCNLEYIRKINYEKNVYYEKYKDEKKKSNNAKNDYNNIKIELERLEKKKASLLFKLYNLNICKTIIEDGKVEKPEDIMQNEIKLENFDEDKNKLICINCGYENLCENGVTLGEPTSGMVTKNESNNLCVAKQLSTPGDTNIGNSSTTNMNSTIDNSGKNENDNIANKVESQILLNFENLVTKEKIIQSDPFKNLMKETMNIYSTLKEREKEIVLLKKEILRMENDKDEEFDNLLNETINNKKKLVNKIKELEIEIVTYKLDKDKIENKINAMKNEVDVLKNIETNQTVQLKQKENEILKMKSNIDTLKISENNLKEKIEILKKEKDNLLSSEGCMIKNVNINNGNAIGDGSKNKTSVDIDKYNELLRENENMRKSLEKKKDVEEELINLKSSYDSMSEEIEEITKEYEKKQEQVDEMILQIKNKEMEYLKKYNNMVTKEYAENNLKQLESSYKEKISLINDTYDKYKNFSNLYLSLFYHARKNAVISDSAKEEQMNIIIKLKEKYELIFQKKKELSGILKNLYSCNKKLITQCNDLYKENKKLQNTLCSMEKNKYKKDMSPSNEDTNLLIEENNELRRRLICSVCMENFRNYIIIKCGHIYCETCIFNNLKSRNRKCPQCKIPFDKKDLQKMFLD